The following coding sequences are from one Calditrichota bacterium window:
- a CDS encoding zinc ribbon domain-containing protein yields MKCPACGHAEIPDAASECPNCGAALKTRATVTLGEIVQGDAYKPYKDAVAVAFLVLLAILFILGRC; encoded by the coding sequence ATGAAGTGTCCTGCCTGTGGTCATGCCGAGATTCCAGATGCTGCCAGCGAATGCCCCAATTGTGGCGCGGCCCTGAAAACGCGCGCTACGGTGACCCTTGGTGAGATCGTACAGGGCGATGCGTACAAGCCGTACAAGGATGCGGTGGCCGTGGCCTTCTTAGTCCTGCTGGCGATTCTTTTCATCTTGGGGCGTTGCTGA